A portion of the Calothrix sp. 336/3 genome contains these proteins:
- a CDS encoding YihY/virulence factor BrkB family protein, whose protein sequence is MNLRVLWSLLQETFGEWQKDKASRLAAALAYYTIFSIAPLLIIVIAVVGAVFGEAAARGAIAAQLQSLVGGAGAEVIQTAIQNANKPQQGAIASIISVIVLMFGATGLFTELQDSLNTIWEVQAKPGRAVKTMVRNRFLSFAMVLGIGFLLLVSLVISGVLQGVVGYFKNILPGIDIIWQLINFFLGFTISTLLFGLIFKVLPDVKIKWSDVLVGAGITSLLFSLGRFILGQYLGNGSFGSAYGAAGSVVVILAWVYYAAQILFFGAEFTQVYARRYGSQIIPTKNAVRVNGNDDEKMR, encoded by the coding sequence ATGAATCTGCGAGTATTGTGGAGCTTGTTACAAGAAACCTTTGGGGAGTGGCAAAAAGATAAAGCTTCGCGGTTAGCTGCTGCCTTAGCGTACTATACGATATTTTCCATTGCGCCCTTACTAATTATCGTGATTGCGGTGGTAGGTGCGGTGTTTGGCGAAGCTGCTGCGAGGGGAGCAATTGCTGCACAATTACAAAGTTTAGTTGGTGGTGCAGGTGCTGAGGTAATTCAAACTGCTATACAAAATGCGAATAAACCTCAGCAAGGGGCGATCGCCTCAATTATTAGTGTGATTGTTCTCATGTTTGGTGCAACGGGACTATTTACCGAATTACAAGATTCTTTAAATACAATTTGGGAAGTACAAGCAAAACCAGGACGTGCTGTCAAAACCATGGTGAGAAATCGTTTCCTATCCTTTGCAATGGTGTTAGGAATCGGGTTTTTACTCTTGGTATCCTTGGTTATCAGTGGTGTCCTGCAAGGTGTAGTGGGTTATTTCAAGAATATTTTACCAGGAATTGATATTATCTGGCAGTTAATTAATTTCTTCTTGGGTTTCACAATTTCTACCCTCCTATTTGGCTTAATTTTTAAAGTTTTACCGGATGTGAAAATCAAATGGAGTGATGTTTTAGTCGGTGCTGGAATCACTTCCTTGTTATTTTCCTTGGGGAGATTTATCTTGGGACAATATTTGGGTAATGGCAGTTTTGGTTCTGCCTATGGCGCTGCTGGCTCTGTGGTGGTAATCTTAGCGTGGGTTTATTATGCTGCACAAATTCTCTTTTTCGGGGCAGAATTTACCCAAGTCTATGCTAGAAGGTATGGTTCTCAAATTATTCCGACTAAAAATGCCGTGCGAGTCAATGGTAATGATGATGAAAAGATGAGATAA